Genomic window (Dolosigranulum savutiense):
GATCAATAAAAATTGCTCGAGATTGATTTGTATAAAGCTCTGCTAAATTATCTGGTCTTGGTCCTCTCTTTAAATAATAGTCTAATGTATCTTTTCCAGTATATTCCCAAGAAGGTTTCTGAATTTTAAAATTATATTGATCCCTAGGATGATCCAATACAGTATTTAACAACAAAGTCTCAAACAAATTATTTCCTATCAAATAAATTCCTGTAAACTCATATATCCACCCCATTGACACCTTCATATCAGAGTTCTTTACAAGATAATAATTTGCTTTATCACTTTGACCTGTGTAGCCTTGAAAAGTGATTAACCACCTAGCGAGCTCTCCTTCTTTTAAAATATTTTTATTAGACTCTTTCATTTTAGGCGAAAATAAAGCTTTTTTATTACTACTTTCAGATATGACTCTATTAATTTGTTTTGCATTTATCTGTGTAGGTTTTTTTCCATCTTTTTCCAAGGGATATGACATGAATACTTGCTCAGTCATCTGATAAAAAGGATACTGATCACTAAATAAGAAAAATCTGTCGTGCCAACATTCCAGATATTTACTTATAATATCTGGAAACTTTCCCTCATCCCACAGATCATCCCAAGTTTTATATAAATAATCTTCATGCTCTCCAAATCTAGCTTCATTGACATCTTTTACTTGTTGCATCATGTCATTAATTTCAATAGTATCTAATGGCTTACCTTCAGCATCATACCTCGAAAATATTGTTTGTGTGACAGCAAGTAATAGTCTCAGGACAGCAAAGTTTTGTGTTTCTGTTTCTCCTGCTAAACTATGATAATTTTGTGCATTCATAAAAAGATCTTTAAGTGAAACCTCTTTATTATTACCTTCCAAAGTAATAACTGAAATCCATTTCTCATCTACAAGATTATATCTATTCATTATCTTCCTCCTTTTCGTACATTAAGCCTAACAACTCATCATACACAAGTTCATAACCGCACAAATTTATCTTGCCATCTCTCAACACAATCCCAAGCAATCCCTTGAGCCAACTTTCTTCTTGCCATTCTGATAGATAAGCCATATTTAATTTTTCTAATTCTTTTATTGTTTCGTCTATTCTATTTAGATATGTTAAAACTCCAGGAAGTCTTACTGTATTAGACGCTAACTTCATAGCTATAGAAGGTTCATCAATTCTGAATTTTATATTTTCCTCTGAATTAATAAAGCTATACCCACCTTCTACTTCTTTTACTAATATTACTTCAATACTTTCTGCTGAATCTCTTACTTGAGCAAGTCCAAATGCTTCTGATTGGTTAGCATGCGCGTTATCTAGCCAACCCATAATCGTGTAGGATTTTTTTCCATTTTTTCTCTCACTTCCAAACCCTCGAGGATTAGATATTCTAAATATTCTTGCTCTTGATTTCTTATCTATCAGCTTAGTTTTATGTTGTTCTTTATATTGATTATACAGTTTTTCAGTTTCATTTTCTAAAGTCATATCGCCATCTATCTCATGATATACTTTCTGAACAAGTGTTGAAATATCATTTGGTAGTTTAAGCGTTGACTTCAAGAAATTTTGAGTTCTAGCAAGTAAATATCCTCCATAGACTGCTTTAGATCCTTCATCAAAATTTAAAGTCGGACTTGATCCCAAAATATAAACTTTTGGAAGTCTATACTTACTTGGTCTGGTAATTTCATGTCTATGAAGTCTTCCTATTCTTTGGAAAATTAAATCCATCGGGGCTAAGTCTGTAATAAGACAGTCAAAATCAATATCCAGAGATTGCTCAATTACCTGTGTACCTATTACTACCATACTTTCTGGTCTTTTGGCATTATTACCTATCTTTTTCATTAAATCATTTTCTCTATCAACTCTATCGTTAGCTAAGAAAGATGAATGTAATACCGATAGATCTTCACCTATAAAATCTCTACAAAGCGTTGCTAATTTCTGTGCTTTTTTTACAGTGTTCACCATAACTCCTAATATGGATCCGCTATCATAAATCATTCTAATCAGTTCGACTAATTTTTCCAATTCTTCCCCTTCATCAAAAAATTCAACATCATATATTTTTTCACGGCTATCAATATCTGAAAAATCTTCCTCTTGATAGGGATTATTATTATCGGTGTATGTGATTAAGGGGTATGAAGAGGATGATTCAATTTCACTTAATATACTTTCGTCTTCTATAAAATTCTTCTTGCCATTCAAATATGATGAAATAAAATTTTTTCTCATTTTACCAGGAAGAGTTGCTGAAAGAATAATGACAGGAATACCATATGCTCCCATCCACACCAATGCTTCATCTAAATATGTTGACATATAAGCATCAAATGAGTGTACCTCATCAAGAATAATAACCTTTTTTGTTAAACCGAGATGTCGTAAAAATAAATGTTTTTGCTTCAGACTAGCCATCAAAAATTGATCCACTGTTCCAACTACAAAATCATCAAGTACAGCTTTCTTTCTACCAGAAAACCATGTATTCACACTAACTCCATTATAGTTTTTCCCTTCTTTAAAATCAATATTATCAATATCAATATTATTTTCCAGTTTATGACGAACATATCTAGTGTTTTCTAAAAGTTTTTGAAAATCTTTATTAAGACTGGCCTTTCCGTGATGTAACCTTAAAGAATAATTATCACTAGTAGATTCAGAAATTCTTTTTAGCCAATTTTCTATTCGAGGAAAAATCCCATTAGATGTAGCTTGAGTTGGGAGCCCAAAAAAGACACCTGAGGCTCCAATTTTATTAGCCAATATTTCTGCCCCAACAAGAGCTGCTTCTGTTTTTCCCATGCCCATAGGTGCTTCAAATATAAAAATACCTGGATTTTTGCTTTGTTTAATCGTATTTATAAAAACTTCTTGGGCTTTTCTAGGAGAGTCAAAAGAAAATCGCTCATCAAAACTAAAATCCTTACTGGGGTTCCATTGTGTTGAAAGATTGTTTTTCTCCCATGTAGAGAGAGCTTCGTCAAATCTATCGTCTGTATACTCCTCATCATAGTTCATATCAAATACAGAGTATGGTATATCAATTAATTCGAAATATTCTTCATTACTAGATATCCAATCTGCCATTATTAATAATCCTGTCATAATAATAGCACCTTCCTGACTTATAGAAGGAATATCCTGAACAGATTCATATTGTGCTAAATCAAGTGCGTGTTCAAATATTTCTCTTTGACATTTTTTCCATTTTTTATAAATTCCATTTTCTTCTTCAGACTGATATAAATGAGCAGAGTATGATGCATCGTAGTCTGGAAGATAATTTAAGGAAGATATGGGTTTTCCATGATGAGCACCTATTATAGATGATATATCTGGTTTAACACCAAATTTTTGAAGTATATACTGCCCAGTTAGACTGTGATGTGTGTACTTCGAACGATTTAGTGACCTACTAAGATCTTCAAGATGTTCAAAGCCCCCCATAGATAGAATATTAAACATAGCATCATTCAAATCATGAGAATTATTATATCCATTTTGAATCTGAAAAACTGGTGTTGCCTTTCCAATATCATGAATAGCTCCTAAAAAAATGGCCAAGGAAAGTCCTTCGAAATTATCACTCGAATTTATTGACTCCATAACTATATTTTTTTGCCCTTTCGATAAATATTCTTCCCATAAGAAAACCATAATATTAGCTGTATCTTCTAAGTGAATACTAAGCGGAAGCCATTTATATCCATCTCTGTCATGTTTTTTTGCCCAACAAAAACTTGCTAACGATACGTTCATATATACCACCTATTTTATTTTTGTATTATTGAAGTAAAATAAAATCATTTAAAAATTATTCTTCTACTGTAGTTAAATTCATAATTTCTTTTTTAATAACTAACTACTTGATCTTTTATACAACCTTTCTCCATGTATTTTACTATGTAATATTAGTTGTTTTTAGTTTTGCGTGTAGTAATTTTTTATATTTATTTGCTAGGGATAGGATATTTTGTTTTTGTTTTGAATTATTTATTTTGTTTGAATTGGTATTGATTAGCGATTATCCGTAACGTGCTTTATATTCGTTTTTAATTTCAGACCATTTAATATTTTTTCTGGAGAGTGTAGCAGCTGAAGGGGTTGTCTCTCTGTCTCTTCTTTCCTTGTATTCGGTAAATGTGATAATATGATCTTTTCTCATATTCTCAATAATGGCCTCAACTATCTCTCTTCTTGACTCATCTCTCCATCTGACGTTTTCTTTTTTCTTGCCTGTATTTTCTGTCATTCGATCTTCTGCATTTTGCTTGTTTACTTCGCTATACAATTCTTCTAAATCATACCCATAATTAATTCTCTCCATCAATTCCTGCCAGCTACAATCAAATCTATACAAATAACTTGTAGGGCTAGGTATATCATAATCCCCAATATGTTTTTGCAACTTTGTTTGACTTGGATATTTTGTCATCCCCATATCCTCAATCGTTTTTTAAAGCATTTCCAGTAACTGTTCGTCTGAATATTCAGTCCATTTACCTGCCATAATCTTACTCCTTATTAATACTCTTTCTTTTTTATCCCGTAACTGCTTGTTTAATTTCAAATCTTAAATTTAATTTTCTCAATAAATAATAATCTGGTGTAACTTCGCCGTCTTCAATACTTTTAATCATTGCTAACGGCACTCCAGTTGACTCAGCTAATTGTTCTTGTGTCCAGCCTGCCTTATCTCGCATTAGGATAACTGATAATCCAAAATCTAGCTTATCTTTTGTTTCTTGATAATCATTTAACTCTTCTGGACTAAGATTTTTAATGTATTCTTTTTTATATTCTTTAGCGGTCATTTCTTTTTTCTTCATTGCTATTGCCTCCTAACTAAACTATTCGGTCACTCCTTTCCTATACATTTACATTAATATACTATGCCCCCAAAGTCAATATAAAACCTTGATAGACCGCCTTTTCTCACAATTTATTTTATTGCATTCACCTTTATTTTTAACAAAAAATTCTGCATATATTTCATCATGTATAATATCTGCCCTATAGTCTCTATTACACTTTTTTACTTTTACTATGATAAAGAAAAAAGAGCTCACACCATTCATAAGCTCTCTTTTCCTTTGTGCTATTTCAACCTATTTGAAGCATGATTTTCTCTTTTAGTTTTTCTTTGGCAAAGTAGTAAAATGCAAACTGGAGGGCTAATAAGATAAATCCAATCATGAGTACTAGCGTCCAAATTGATGTATGGAGTAATTCTTGTAACATGTTGATGGCGAAGAAACAGTTAACAAATGCCATCACAACTGGGGCAAAAAATAAGCGTCTAAATTGCTTTAACTGGATGGTCCATAGCGCTTTTTTATCCAAACCTAATTTGAATAAGTTCGTATAAATTTGTTTTGAGCGGCTAATATTTTTCAGCAAGCGGAAGTAAATAAGGCTACCGGAAGCAACCATAAATATAAAGCTGAGCAAGCTGCCGACATAAGTGAGTAGTTGATAGGAGTATATCTCGATATCGATGCGTTCAATCTTGCTAGCAAGTAAATAAGTGCCCCCATCTGGTAAAGTCGGTCCTAATTTATCACGTAAGGAGGCAGATATTTGTCGGGCTGCAGTCTGATCATACCCCGCCTCATAATGAAATAAATAGGCTTGACCCTCTAAGAATTGCTCTGTTAGCAGCGATGAGGCATCATTTACTACGAATAACTTGTTATAACGATAGGAATCAAATAATTGATGGGCTGTGTCGGTTACCGTCAATGTCTCTCCAGCAATTCTTAGCTGTTCATTCAGCCCCTCCTCACCCGCTTCAATTAAGGCTACTTCCCCAATCGATAACTGAATCTGTTCGCTAGCCAATACCGCGTCATTATAATCAGTTTGGCTGATAAAGCGAACTTCACTGGCTTCATCATAATACAGTCGAATAAGCCGTTCTGTATACGAGATATTTTGTCGGTCATGTTCCTGTCGCACGGTAGTCAATTCTGCCTCCAGCTTATTATTCGGATAATCACTATAATACATTAGGTCATATGGCATTTCTTCCGATACTTCCTCTTCAGTCGTTGCAATTAGTGAAATCGTCCCAATCGTCGTCACAAAAGCACTTGACAGCAATAAAGCCGCCACAAACATAGTCACCGCATTACTGGACAGACGATATTTCAACTCAGCTATCCATAGCGCATTCAGTCCGCTAAAGTAAAACGACTTGTTCCGACGCAAAACATCCATAAAGTATTTAAAAAATTGGCTAAACAATAAAAACAGCCCAATCGTCACTAAGCCACCAATAACTAAATGCAATTCGGTAAAGTACTTCATCCGCTGAATCCATGCTACTTGCCCACCAAATAATCGGTTAATCAATGACATATTAGCAATCAAATAACCGCTCACTAATGAGATAACCCCTAAATACGCGAGTGGTTTTGAATAAATAACTTGCTCATATTCGTTCGTATCCACTCGCATTAAGTCATAAATCGACTGTTTCGTTATCCGTCTGCCTTGCACCACTGCCAGGAGCAAAAAGATCAGACTAAATAGGCTAACAGTTATGACAATCGACATGGCTGGGAAATGGTATGTGATCTCCGACACCCGAATAATATAGCCCATCATCAAAATTAACAAATGGCCAAAAATTAAGCCTAATCCTATTCCAACGCCTAAAGCCGTCAAACCCAACAGCATATTTTCGAAAAGAATGAGTTGGCGCAATGATCGCTTGCTCATCCCCATCATTAATAAGACTCCAAAATCCTTCTTACGATCTGTCAAAAATGCATTAATCGATAGGCTCAAGAAGAAAATAGCAAAAATTAGAACAATCAGTTGCGCTGCTTGCATAATGGTTGCAATCGCGCCGGGACCTTGATTTAATTCAGGATGATACTGATTCATCGAGAAAATAAAAAAGATAAATACCGTCGTCACACAACTGAGCCAATAACCCATATAGTGTTCGAGGCGCTCTTTAATATTTTTGAAGGCAAATTTTCCTAGTGTCATCTTACTCACCCATCATTTCTAACACATTAATAATACTTTGTTTGTAGCCCAGCTCATCATCCCCACGATAGATTTCATTATACAGACGGCCATCCTTAATAAAAATAATGCGGTCACTATACGTTGCCGTCATTGCATCATGAGTAACTAAAAAAATCGACAAGTTCAACTGCTCATTCAGTTCCTTAAATACGCTCATTACTTCTTTACTATTTTTCGAATCCAAATTCCCTGTTGGCTCATCGGCAAGCAATAGAGCTGGCTGATGAATAACTGCTCGC
Coding sequences:
- a CDS encoding type I-E CRISPR-associated protein Cse1/CasA, which produces MNRYNLVDEKWISVITLEGNNKEVSLKDLFMNAQNYHSLAGETETQNFAVLRLLLAVTQTIFSRYDAEGKPLDTIEINDMMQQVKDVNEARFGEHEDYLYKTWDDLWDEGKFPDIISKYLECWHDRFFLFSDQYPFYQMTEQVFMSYPLEKDGKKPTQINAKQINRVISESSNKKALFSPKMKESNKNILKEGELARWLITFQGYTGQSDKANYYLVKNSDMKVSMGWIYEFTGIYLIGNNLFETLLLNTVLDHPRDQYNFKIQKPSWEYTGKDTLDYYLKRGPRPDNLAELYTNQSRAIFIDPTTNMTKPFSLKTIKLPKLIKENNFLEPMTMWDLSKDVYTPKKIKTNTSLWRSYGTLIGNKNSIDPGLIKWYMKLDIRENLSIKSVTMLNDNTNSRTPIGQVSDQINMNHEVGKDLDENGWVDRISELVDLTQDIINVNYKKFVDRVGFIRQGNSMTKHQIQKYLNKAYFSIDTPFKEWLSNINPNDNKEETIKFWKLKLKKLIEDQAKSLIENASDTDYIGREDKKGKIINIPIAYETFRFYLNQKLK
- a CDS encoding ABC transporter permease, encoding MTLGKFAFKNIKERLEHYMGYWLSCVTTVFIFFIFSMNQYHPELNQGPGAIATIMQAAQLIVLIFAIFFLSLSINAFLTDRKKDFGVLLMMGMSKRSLRQLILFENMLLGLTALGVGIGLGLIFGHLLILMMGYIIRVSEITYHFPAMSIVITVSLFSLIFLLLAVVQGRRITKQSIYDLMRVDTNEYEQVIYSKPLAYLGVISLVSGYLIANMSLINRLFGGQVAWIQRMKYFTELHLVIGGLVTIGLFLLFSQFFKYFMDVLRRNKSFYFSGLNALWIAELKYRLSSNAVTMFVAALLLSSAFVTTIGTISLIATTEEEVSEEMPYDLMYYSDYPNNKLEAELTTVRQEHDRQNISYTERLIRLYYDEASEVRFISQTDYNDAVLASEQIQLSIGEVALIEAGEEGLNEQLRIAGETLTVTDTAHQLFDSYRYNKLFVVNDASSLLTEQFLEGQAYLFHYEAGYDQTAARQISASLRDKLGPTLPDGGTYLLASKIERIDIEIYSYQLLTYVGSLLSFIFMVASGSLIYFRLLKNISRSKQIYTNLFKLGLDKKALWTIQLKQFRRLFFAPVVMAFVNCFFAINMLQELLHTSIWTLVLMIGFILLALQFAFYYFAKEKLKEKIMLQIG
- a CDS encoding helix-turn-helix transcriptional regulator, coding for MKKKEMTAKEYKKEYIKNLSPEELNDYQETKDKLDFGLSVILMRDKAGWTQEQLAESTGVPLAMIKSIEDGEVTPDYYLLRKLNLRFEIKQAVTG
- the cas3 gene encoding CRISPR-associated helicase Cas3' — protein: MNVSLASFCWAKKHDRDGYKWLPLSIHLEDTANIMVFLWEEYLSKGQKNIVMESINSSDNFEGLSLAIFLGAIHDIGKATPVFQIQNGYNNSHDLNDAMFNILSMGGFEHLEDLSRSLNRSKYTHHSLTGQYILQKFGVKPDISSIIGAHHGKPISSLNYLPDYDASYSAHLYQSEEENGIYKKWKKCQREIFEHALDLAQYESVQDIPSISQEGAIIMTGLLIMADWISSNEEYFELIDIPYSVFDMNYDEEYTDDRFDEALSTWEKNNLSTQWNPSKDFSFDERFSFDSPRKAQEVFINTIKQSKNPGIFIFEAPMGMGKTEAALVGAEILANKIGASGVFFGLPTQATSNGIFPRIENWLKRISESTSDNYSLRLHHGKASLNKDFQKLLENTRYVRHKLENNIDIDNIDFKEGKNYNGVSVNTWFSGRKKAVLDDFVVGTVDQFLMASLKQKHLFLRHLGLTKKVIILDEVHSFDAYMSTYLDEALVWMGAYGIPVIILSATLPGKMRKNFISSYLNGKKNFIEDESILSEIESSSSYPLITYTDNNNPYQEEDFSDIDSREKIYDVEFFDEGEELEKLVELIRMIYDSGSILGVMVNTVKKAQKLATLCRDFIGEDLSVLHSSFLANDRVDRENDLMKKIGNNAKRPESMVVIGTQVIEQSLDIDFDCLITDLAPMDLIFQRIGRLHRHEITRPSKYRLPKVYILGSSPTLNFDEGSKAVYGGYLLARTQNFLKSTLKLPNDISTLVQKVYHEIDGDMTLENETEKLYNQYKEQHKTKLIDKKSRARIFRISNPRGFGSERKNGKKSYTIMGWLDNAHANQSEAFGLAQVRDSAESIEVILVKEVEGGYSFINSEENIKFRIDEPSIAMKLASNTVRLPGVLTYLNRIDETIKELEKLNMAYLSEWQEESWLKGLLGIVLRDGKINLCGYELVYDELLGLMYEKEEDNE